The sequence CGTGGGGATTGCGCTCGTTGCGTTGGTCGCGACAATGGCAGCACATGCCGTCTCGGCGCCGCAGGCGGCTGCTGCGCAATCGCAGAAGGAAGCGACTCCATCCGGTGGCGGTGGCGCGGCGGGCCAGAAACTGGACCTACGGCCTGCTGGCCAACCACATCTGGTCGTTTGCCGGTCGAGACAGCCGAGCGGATGTGAGCACCACGTTCCTGCAGCCGTTCGTTTCGTTCACCACGAAGACCTACACGACGTTCGCCCTGAACACCGAGTCCACTTACGACTGGGAGAACAAGCGGTGGATGGTGCCGCTGAACGCGACGGTCGCCCAGATGCTGAAGATCGGCGGCCAGCCCATCCAGCTCCAACTGGGGGGGGCGGGTCTACGCGGACCGGCCTGATGGCGGCCCCGATTGGGGTCTTCGCTTCGCGGTGATCTTCCTGTTCCCGAAATGAACGGACGCCACCACGTCTGGCGCACCACATGGCCCAAGCACGGTAACCAATCGATCAGCCTTGACGGAAACGACGTCGGCAAGGGCGGCCAGGGGACCATCACCGTCAAGACTTATTACTCAGAGCATAAAATAGCTTGTCTCCCCCTTTAGCAAAGGGGGGGGTAAGGGGGGTTTTGAACGATCGGTAAAACCCCCTCAATCCCCCTTTTGTAAAGGGGGAAGTTGCTGGAGATGTTGTGCAAGAGTGCAATCTAGTTAATGCTCCCCGTAATACATGGTGATGGTCGAGGTAAAGTAATGCGTGGAGGAGCGCCATGGGGCGTCATGACCTGCTTATTGGGCGCGGCACTTGGCGTGATCGCGCTTGTGGTGGTGGCCTCTGGTGTGCACGCACAGGAGCTCGAGCCGAGAGCGTACGTAAACACCCCGGTCGGGCTGAATTTCCTGATCGCGGGCTATGGCTACTTGGAAAACGGCGTGCCGGACGATGCATCGGTGCCGTTGAGGGATGCCAAAGTCCAGACCCATGCCACCGTCTTCGCCTACGTCCGTTCCCTGGATGTGTGGGGCAAGTCCGGAAAGTTCATCGCGATTCTGCCCTATGCCTGGACGTCGGGGAGCGCCACAATTGCGGAGCAGCCTCGTCAACGCGATGTGTCCGGATTCGGCGATCCGAGGTTCCGATTCTCGGTCAACCTCTACGGAGCCCCCGCCCTCTCGCTGAAGGAGTTCGCTGACTACAGGCAGGACGTCATCGTCGGGGCCAGCCTGCTGGTGTCCACTCCCGGCGGCCAATACGACTCCAGCAGGCTCCTGAATATCGGGACCAATCGCTGGTCCGTCAGGCCGGAGGTCGGGATCTCCAAGGCCTTGGGGCCGGTGACGCTGGAACTCGCCACCGGGGTCACCCTCTACACCGACAACGGTAATTTTCTCGGCGGCAAGACTCTCGAGCGGGACCCCATCTACTCCGTTGAGGGACACCTCGTCTACAACTTCGGTCGCGGTGCGTGGGGAGCGGTGGATGGCACCTACTACACCGGCGGGCGCACGACGGTCGCCGGCGTGAGTGGCAATGATCGGCAAGAGAACGTACGCGTAGGCGTTACCCTAGCGCTGCCTGTGGATCGGCACAACTCGATCAAACTCTACGGCAGCGTCGGCGCATACACCCGGACAGGGACCGACTTCGACGCGGTCGGGATCGCTTGGCAATACCTCTGGGGCGGAGGGCATTAATTCCGTCACCGGGGCTGGCCCCGACCCGAGGAGACCCGGTCAGTGCATGAAAATCGGAAAGGTTGAGCAGACTGTGGAGCATCCCCGAATTCCGAAAGTAAACTTTCGGCGATTTCACCTGGCGTTTCCCGATATTCTCATGCCAAGGCTGGAGTTGCCTGATCATAAAAGTTCCGGTCAGGATATCGAGATACGAGCGCACGGTCTTGTCGGACAGTCCCATGGAGCGACCCAGCTCAGAGGCATTCCAGGTCTGTCCGTGATAGTGGGCCAGCATGGTCCAGAAGCGATGCAGGGCTTTCGAGATCAAAGCATGTTGAATGTTTGCTTTCTGCGAACATGCGCGCTAATGTCGTTTTGCCGCACTGGCGTGGATCGAGCAGTGACGTAATAGGGGAGCGCTTGACGGTACTGGTGAGCCGTGTGAGATAGTACTCGGAGCATAAAATAGTTTGCCACCCTTTCGCAAAGGGGGGTAAGGGGGGATTTGAACCATCAGCAAATCCCCCTCAATCCCCCTTTTTTAAAGGGGGAAGTTGCTGGAGATGTTGTGCAAGAGTGCAATCTAGATAGTGCTCCCAGTAATAGCTGGATGTGTCCCCCTGGGATTGCCGTATCTTTGCCGCAACAAAGCTTTTGTGATAACTTACCGGACCAGGAAAGAGCCAATCCATTCACCCTACTGGCCCCTGTCATTTCATGAAGAAGGACCAAGAGCTATGAACCGACCGACGACTGCCCTTGTGGCCTGCATCGCGATGCTAGCGCTGCTCGTGCCGGGCGCTTGGGCGCAGGATAAAGTAGCTGTCCCGGCTGGGAACATATCGTCCATAACGTCCGACATTGAGGCGACAACGGATGTTGCGCGAGCGGCGGTTACCCTGGACGGAGAGGTGCTCTTTCGCGTGCGCGGGGTGACGGCTTACCCGGCTGAGAGGCGCGCACTGACCGTCAGCGGGCGTATCGAGGCCATTGCCGCCGATCGGTCCGTGTCTACCAATACCTTGCACGTGGTCGAGGCGGGGGATCGATCCAACCTCCTCGCCGGGGATCGACCGATCATGAGCGTTCTGGACGCGGATGCCGCGCTGGAGGGCGTCTCGCGCCAGGTGCTCGCGGAGGCCACGCTTAAGCGTATTGCGCCGGCCATCGACACCTATCGGCACGACCGCAACCCGCGCGAGCTGCTGCTCCACACCGGCTATGCGCTCGGCGCAACGCTGGTATTCGCGCTGCTGCTGTTCGGATTCCGGCGCGCGTTTCGGTGGCTGGACGCGCTCGTCGAGCGGCTCCTCAGGTCACGGATCGAAGGCTTGCAGGCCCAGTCCCACCAGATCATTCAGGCGGATCTCGTGTGGAAATCGGTGCGCGGCCTGTTGCAGGGGCTGCAGGGCTTCCTGATTCTGGTTGCCGTCTACCTTTATTTGAACCTCGTCCTCGGCTTGTACCCGTGGACGCGTGCGTTCGCCGGGCGGCTACTGGCGCTGTTGCTCGACCCGCTGCGCGACATCGGCATGGGGGTGCTCCATGCCGTGCCAGGTTTGGCGTTTGTGGCGATTTTGGCGATCGTGACGCGTTATGTCCTTAGGCTCACACGGTTGTTCTTCACCAGCATCGAGAATGGCACGATTGCACCCAGGAATTTCGAGCGTGAATGGTCCATGCCAACGTACAAAATCGTGCGCGCGCTGATCATCGTGGCCGCATTGGTGATGGCCTATCCGCATATCCCCGGCTCGAACTCGGAGGCCTTCAAGGGCTTGACGATCTTCCTCGGCGTACTCTTCTCGCTGGGATCGTCGTCCTTCATCGCCAACCTGATCGCGGGCTATTCCGTGATCTACCGCCGCGCGTTCAAAGTCGGCGATCGCATCAGGGTTAACGAGATCACCGGCGACGTAACTGAAATCCGGCTTGTGGTGACGCACCTGCGCACCATCAAGAACGAGGAGATCACCGTCCCGAACTCGGTAATCATCGCCAGTCACGTCATCAACTACAGCAGACTCGCGCACTCGCGCGGGCTGATTCTGCATACTACCGTTGGCATTGGCTACGAGACATCCTGGCGGCAGGTTGAAGCGATGCTGCGGCTTGCCGCCGAGCGTACGCCTGGACTGCTCAAGGAGCCGCCACCCTTCGTGCTGCAGAAGTCCCTGGGCGACTTCGCCGTGACTTACGAGCTCAACGTCTACTGCGACAACCCGCAAGGTATGGCGCGGTTCTACACGGCGCTGCACCAGAACATCCTCGATGTGTTCAACGAGTACGGTGTGCAGATCATGACGCCGGCCTACGAGGGTGACCCGGAGGCGCCAAAGGTGGTGCCAAAGGATCAGTGGTTCTCAGCACCGGCAGCAGGTTCTACGCCCCCGAGCGGCGAAAGATGAAAATCGAAGACAGGCCGTAGCCCGCCGGAAAGCAACATCCCCCGAACCCCCTCCTTCGTAAGGAGGGGGAAACGGGCGGACCGAACCCTCTCCTCACCAAGGTGGGATGGAGACTCATAATGCCAAGCCACATACCGCACACATCAGCCCACCAGCTCAAGCGTCGGATTCACCCCGTGGTGATTGCGCTCGTTGCGCTGGTTGCAACAATGGCCCCCCATATCGCTGTAGCGGAGCAGGACGCTGCTGCCCAATCGCAGAAGGAAGCGACCCCATCCGGTGGCGGTGGCGCGGCGGGTCAGAATGACGAGGCAGCCGAGTTGGCCAAGAAGCTCCAGAACCCGGTCGCCAAGCTCATCAGCGTGCCGCTGCAGAGCAACTGGGATTTCAGCATCGGCTCTGCAAAGGCCATGCGCTACCTGCTCAACGTCCAGCCGGTCATCCCGTTCTCGCTGACCGCAGAGTGGAACCTTATTACCAGGACGATCGTGCCGTTCATCCACGCGGAAGCCCCCGTTGCTGGGGGCCGCGATACGGGCGGGCTGGGCGACATTGTCCAGAGTTTCTTCCTCTCGCCCAGTGCGCCGACCAGCCGCGGCTGGATCTGGGGCGTGGGGCCGGTGTTCCTCTATCCCAGCGCAAGCGACGACGCGCTCGGCGCCGAAAAGTGGGGCGCAGGCCCGACGGCTGTCTTTCTGAAGCAGGACAGCGGCTGGACCTACGGCCTGCTGGCCAACCACATCTGGTCGTTCGCCGGTCGAGACAGCCGAGCGGATGTGAGTACCACGTTTCTGCAGCCGTTCGTTTCGTTCACCACGAAGACCTATACGACGTTCGCCCTGAACACCGAGTCCACCTACGACTGGGAGAACAAGCGGTGGGTAGTACCGCTGAACGCGACGGTCGCCCAGATGCTGAAGATCGGCGGCCAACCCATCCAGCTCCAACTGGGGGGGGCGGGTCTATGCGGACCGACCTGACGGTGGCCCCGATTGGGGTCTTCGCTTCGCGGTGATCCTCCTATTCCCGAAATGAGCGGGCGCCATCCCCTACTGCAAGGTGTACCCTACCGCCGTCCAAGCTTCTCTCGTCAAGAGAGGCTGCTGCGATAAATTGCACGTCTGTCTTACTCAGCGGGACCGATGGACGGTTCTACTGGCTATTAGTTCTCCTGACATTCCGGTTCTACAGGCCGGAACCTGCCCTCTTCAATCAACCACACTCTCATCGCTGCCGTGTTCGTTGGCGCGCGGGAAGTTTCGTGGTCTGGAAAGACAGGCGGACTCATACTTATGAACTTATAGTATTTGAAAGAGAATAGTGTTTTGTGAATGTTGATGAATTTACCAAAACGGATTCTACTCCATAATAGTGTAACTAAAACGGAGGTATATCCATGTTACAGACGATGCCACGGTTGCTGAAGATCTAGTTGCCGAAGAGGCAGTCAGCCTTCTTGTGGGGTCCAAGGAAGACAGGCAAAACCGCATTTCTCAGGGCGGCCTTCCCCCGGATAGTGTGCGCTATGACTTGCTTCAGACCGACCTTTTTCTTGAACTCCTCAAGCGTCCCTTTCTGCTGCGGGAACAGTTACTGGCGGCGGCCGCTAAGCAGTTGAAGGGGCCGGTCATTATAGACGAAGTGCAGAAGGTGCCGCAATTGCTTGATGAAATACACTGGCTTATCGAAAACAGGGGCCTGCGCGGCCGTGTACCAGCTCGGCCCGTTCGGTACGGCTGTGAAGAAACTCAAGGCATGGGACGTGATATACTGACCCCCTTGAGACGCCGATCGCGGGATACGGAATGGGAGCAACGAGATACGGGAAATGAACGGGTCACACGACAACATGAATCAACCAACAACTGAAAGGAGGAACGGCGGCACACACAAGCGCATCGCCACCAACGCATCAACAATCGACAAGGAGCACTCCATGACACTCAAACGATTGACCATCAGTCTATCGTTGCTGATGGCCGCAACGATGCTGCTCAGTACATTCGCACCGGCCCACGCGGCGGAGAAGAAACCCAACATCCTCGTCATCTGGGGCGACGACATCGGCATCTGGAACGTCAGCGCCTACAACCAGGGCATGATGGGCTACAAGACGCCCAACATTGACCGCATCGCCAAGGAAGGCGCCCTGTTCACCGACTGGTATGGCCAGCAGAGCTGCACCGCCGGTCGCGCGGCGTTCCTCACCGGCCAGTCGCCCATCCGCACCGGCCTCACCAAGGTCGGTCTGCCGGGCGCGAAGGAAGGGCTGACCAAGCTCGATCCGACCATCCCTGAGCTGCTGAAGCCGCTTGGTTATACCACCGGCCAGTTCGGCAAGAACCATCTCGGCGACCTGGATGAGCACCTGCCCACGAACCACGGCTTCGACGAGTTTTTCGGCAACCTCTACCACTTGAACGCGGAGGAGGAGCCGGAGAACGTGGACTATCCGAAGGATCCCGCGTTCAGGAAGCGCTTCGGCCCCCGGGGCGTGATCCATTCCTGGGCCAACGCTGACGGCACGCAGAAAATCCAGGACACAGGCCCGCTCACCAAAAAGCGCATGGAGACCATCGACGAGGAGTTCCTCGGCGGCGCGGTAAGCTTCATTAAGAAGGCCCACAAGGACGGCAAGCCTTTCTTCGCCTGGTTCAACACGAGCCGCATGCACATCTGGACGCACCTCAAGAAAGAGTCCGAAGGGAAGACCGGCCTCGGCATCGAGGCGGATGGCATGGTGGAACACGACGGGCACGTGGGCCAGCTTCTCAAGCTGCTGGACGACCTCGGCCTCGCCGACAACACTATCGTCATGTATTCCACCGACAACGGCGCGGAGGTCATGAGCTGGCCGGACGGCGGCACCACGCCGTTCCGCGGCGAGAAGGCCACCAACTGGGAGGGTGGCTGGCGCGTGCCGACCGCCATCCGCTGGCCAGGTACGATTAAGCCCGGCACCGTGCTCAACGGCATCGGCTCGCACGAGGACATGCTACCCACGCTGCTTGCCGCCGCGGGCGACCCGAACGTCAAGGAAGACGTCCGCAAGGGCACGAAGAAAAT is a genomic window of Candidatus Methylomirabilis limnetica containing:
- a CDS encoding transporter encodes the protein MTCLLGAALGVIALVVVASGVHAQELEPRAYVNTPVGLNFLIAGYGYLENGVPDDASVPLRDAKVQTHATVFAYVRSLDVWGKSGKFIAILPYAWTSGSATIAEQPRQRDVSGFGDPRFRFSVNLYGAPALSLKEFADYRQDVIVGASLLVSTPGGQYDSSRLLNIGTNRWSVRPEVGISKALGPVTLELATGVTLYTDNGNFLGGKTLERDPIYSVEGHLVYNFGRGAWGAVDGTYYTGGRTTVAGVSGNDRQENVRVGVTLALPVDRHNSIKLYGSVGAYTRTGTDFDAVGIAWQYLWGGGH
- a CDS encoding DUF4143 domain-containing protein, whose amino-acid sequence is MISKALHRFWTMLAHYHGQTWNASELGRSMGLSDKTVRSYLDILTGTFMIRQLQPWHENIGKRQVKSPKVYFRNSGMLHSLLNLSDFHALTGSPRVGASPGDGINALRPRGIAKRSRPRRSRSLSGCMRRRCRRV
- a CDS encoding mechanosensitive ion channel family protein, whose product is MNRPTTALVACIAMLALLVPGAWAQDKVAVPAGNISSITSDIEATTDVARAAVTLDGEVLFRVRGVTAYPAERRALTVSGRIEAIAADRSVSTNTLHVVEAGDRSNLLAGDRPIMSVLDADAALEGVSRQVLAEATLKRIAPAIDTYRHDRNPRELLLHTGYALGATLVFALLLFGFRRAFRWLDALVERLLRSRIEGLQAQSHQIIQADLVWKSVRGLLQGLQGFLILVAVYLYLNLVLGLYPWTRAFAGRLLALLLDPLRDIGMGVLHAVPGLAFVAILAIVTRYVLRLTRLFFTSIENGTIAPRNFEREWSMPTYKIVRALIIVAALVMAYPHIPGSNSEAFKGLTIFLGVLFSLGSSSFIANLIAGYSVIYRRAFKVGDRIRVNEITGDVTEIRLVVTHLRTIKNEEITVPNSVIIASHVINYSRLAHSRGLILHTTVGIGYETSWRQVEAMLRLAAERTPGLLKEPPPFVLQKSLGDFAVTYELNVYCDNPQGMARFYTALHQNILDVFNEYGVQIMTPAYEGDPEAPKVVPKDQWFSAPAAGSTPPSGER
- a CDS encoding transporter; the encoded protein is MPSHIPHTSAHQLKRRIHPVVIALVALVATMAPHIAVAEQDAAAQSQKEATPSGGGGAAGQNDEAAELAKKLQNPVAKLISVPLQSNWDFSIGSAKAMRYLLNVQPVIPFSLTAEWNLITRTIVPFIHAEAPVAGGRDTGGLGDIVQSFFLSPSAPTSRGWIWGVGPVFLYPSASDDALGAEKWGAGPTAVFLKQDSGWTYGLLANHIWSFAGRDSRADVSTTFLQPFVSFTTKTYTTFALNTESTYDWENKRWVVPLNATVAQMLKIGGQPIQLQLGGAGLCGPT
- a CDS encoding arylsulfatase, whose protein sequence is MTLKRLTISLSLLMAATMLLSTFAPAHAAEKKPNILVIWGDDIGIWNVSAYNQGMMGYKTPNIDRIAKEGALFTDWYGQQSCTAGRAAFLTGQSPIRTGLTKVGLPGAKEGLTKLDPTIPELLKPLGYTTGQFGKNHLGDLDEHLPTNHGFDEFFGNLYHLNAEEEPENVDYPKDPAFRKRFGPRGVIHSWANADGTQKIQDTGPLTKKRMETIDEEFLGGAVSFIKKAHKDGKPFFAWFNTSRMHIWTHLKKESEGKTGLGIEADGMVEHDGHVGQLLKLLDDLGLADNTIVMYSTDNGAEVMSWPDGGTTPFRGEKATNWEGGWRVPTAIRWPGTIKPGTVLNGIGSHEDMLPTLLAAAGDPNVKEDVRKGTKKIGNTTYKAHIDGYNLIPWLSGQTEESPRKEFLYWSDDGSLLNLRYGNWKLVFQEQRAHGAEVWEEPFVPLRLPKLFNLRMDPFERADHEGIDYWRWRMERIYMLVPAQAYVGQWLSSFKEFPPRMKAGSFSLDQVMEKLTKESGSGK